The proteins below are encoded in one region of Nitrospira sp.:
- a CDS encoding integration host factor subunit beta, whose amino-acid sequence MTKAQIIERVSEQVTTLTKRQAEIVVNTIFDCIRDSLRNGNKTEIRGFGSFRLRARRMKEGRNPKTGATVAVPAKRVPFFKAGKELKELLNK is encoded by the coding sequence ATGACCAAAGCGCAGATTATCGAGCGGGTATCGGAGCAGGTCACGACGCTGACGAAACGGCAGGCGGAGATCGTGGTCAATACGATTTTCGACTGTATTCGGGACTCGCTGCGAAACGGCAACAAGACAGAGATCCGCGGATTCGGCAGTTTCCGTCTTCGCGCCAGGCGAATGAAAGAGGGGCGCAATCCCAAGACCGGCGCGACGGTTGCGGTTCCGGCCAAGCGTGTGCCATTCTTCAAGGCAGGCAAGGAACTGAAGGAATTACTCAATAAGTAA
- a CDS encoding VCBS repeat-containing protein yields the protein MTVDFRDRTLPSMCRLALALLICGPLLSACSKGDPYIPPDPFYYFASYPVGKNPTTVTTADFNRDQITDLITTNISSNSISLLFGNGDGTFRDQVQVKVCQEPRSLAVNDFNHDDQLDVVLACSGGDQVSILLGRGNGKFDEGPQYPVHRAPVSVASEDLNGDGHPDLVVALRNDKVKIFLGNGRGEFRPGMQYEYGDTPTSLALKDLNQDGKTDLVVTNGGPMLSAVSVWIGTGDGTFRDPKDYKTGKRPLGVSFADFNNDHLTDLLVINGEGDSFTTFLGNGNGTFQPGKDSGADASPNFGMAHDFDGDHIDDVAIVNLQSTDLSIIFGRGDGTFHYPPRNYRTKNGPFAVASYRVSADNVEEPGLVTADNGAGSVSVFLHHGRMRQGSSATPN from the coding sequence ATGACCGTCGACTTTCGGGACAGGACGCTGCCGTCGATGTGCCGTCTCGCGCTTGCGCTTTTGATCTGTGGTCCCCTGCTGTCTGCCTGTTCTAAGGGCGATCCGTACATCCCCCCGGACCCCTTCTACTATTTTGCCAGTTACCCCGTGGGGAAGAATCCGACCACGGTGACGACCGCGGACTTCAATCGGGATCAAATCACCGACCTCATCACCACGAACATCTCCAGTAACTCCATTTCGTTGCTCTTTGGTAACGGGGATGGCACCTTTCGCGACCAGGTGCAGGTGAAGGTCTGTCAGGAACCACGATCGCTGGCGGTGAACGACTTCAATCACGACGATCAGCTCGATGTGGTGCTGGCCTGCTCCGGGGGCGATCAGGTCTCTATTCTCTTGGGGCGCGGCAATGGGAAGTTTGACGAGGGGCCGCAGTATCCTGTGCATCGCGCGCCGGTGTCGGTGGCCAGTGAAGATCTCAATGGCGACGGACACCCGGATTTGGTGGTGGCCTTACGCAACGACAAAGTGAAGATATTTCTGGGCAACGGTCGTGGAGAGTTTCGCCCGGGCATGCAATACGAATATGGAGACACGCCCACATCCCTGGCGCTGAAAGATCTGAATCAGGACGGCAAGACTGATCTGGTGGTGACGAACGGGGGGCCGATGTTGAGCGCCGTTTCTGTATGGATCGGAACTGGAGATGGGACATTCCGGGACCCGAAAGACTATAAGACCGGAAAGCGACCGCTGGGCGTCAGTTTTGCCGACTTCAATAATGATCATCTGACCGATCTGCTCGTGATCAACGGGGAGGGGGACAGCTTCACCACCTTCCTCGGGAACGGCAACGGCACGTTTCAACCGGGAAAAGATTCCGGTGCGGATGCCAGCCCCAATTTTGGCATGGCCCATGACTTTGACGGCGACCACATCGACGATGTGGCCATCGTCAACTTACAGTCCACCGATCTGTCCATCATATTCGGGCGCGGGGACGGCACGTTTCACTATCCGCCGCGCAATTATCGAACGAAGAATGGGCCCTTTGCCGTCGCGAGCTATCGCGTGTCTGCGGACAATGTGGAGGAGCCGGGGTTGGTGACGGCAGACAATGGGGCTGGCAGCGTGTCGGTGTTTCTCCATCACGGGCGGATGCGGCAAGGCTCTTCTGCCACGCCGAATTAG
- a CDS encoding D-alanyl-D-alanine carboxypeptidase, whose product MKRAVQTWWMGSVAVLCVVAGVSWNGPAFALDSDEDDEVITVPYDPRPIPTTKQAHHSLRWRHVPAHSILLKELKTGTTLYQFESEKRLSPASLTKIMSALVILEYGHLDDEVTVSPKAARAHKTHLRLRTGQIFRLEDLLKAMLIMSANDACLAASEHVGGDEARFVDLMNAKAAALGLPNTHFSNACGFDAPGHYSTAEDLAKLSEIAMHHPIFKELVREEREIIMPINEHRAYVLRTTNRLLGRIPGVQGVKTGFTSKAGRCLIAKVSQDGSDLLLVILNSKRRWNTATSLINYGLRLSDSRAALAR is encoded by the coding sequence ATGAAGCGTGCAGTGCAGACCTGGTGGATGGGGAGTGTCGCAGTCCTGTGTGTCGTGGCCGGCGTTTCATGGAATGGCCCAGCCTTCGCCCTCGACAGTGACGAAGACGATGAAGTCATTACGGTTCCTTATGATCCCAGGCCCATACCCACCACCAAGCAGGCGCACCACAGCCTGCGGTGGCGCCACGTCCCGGCGCACAGCATTCTCCTGAAAGAACTGAAGACGGGTACGACGCTGTATCAGTTTGAAAGTGAGAAGCGCTTGTCACCGGCCAGCTTGACAAAAATTATGTCCGCGCTCGTGATTTTGGAGTACGGGCATCTGGATGACGAGGTGACCGTCAGTCCCAAGGCTGCTCGCGCACACAAGACGCATTTACGCCTGCGAACTGGACAAATCTTTCGCCTCGAAGATCTGTTGAAGGCCATGTTGATCATGTCGGCCAACGATGCCTGTCTGGCTGCCAGCGAACATGTGGGCGGAGATGAGGCACGTTTTGTCGATCTCATGAATGCCAAGGCCGCTGCCCTCGGGTTGCCCAATACGCATTTCAGCAATGCGTGCGGGTTCGATGCCCCGGGACATTATTCGACGGCGGAAGACCTGGCCAAGTTGAGCGAAATCGCCATGCATCATCCCATATTCAAAGAATTGGTGCGGGAAGAGCGTGAAATCATCATGCCGATCAATGAACATCGTGCCTACGTGTTGCGCACCACCAACCGGCTGTTGGGCCGGATTCCGGGGGTGCAGGGGGTGAAGACGGGATTCACGTCCAAGGCCGGCCGATGCCTCATCGCGAAGGTGTCGCAAGACGGGAGTGATCTGCTCCTCGTCATCCTGAATTCCAAACGCCGTTGGAATACGGCGACAAGCCTCATCAACTACGGTTTGCGACTCAGTGATAGTCGCGCCGCGCTGGCTCGGTAA
- a CDS encoding Glu/Leu/Phe/Val dehydrogenase gives MMTELDTHTFRLAVAQFNEAAEAMHLDMNLRERLKLPQRSLIVSVPVRMDDGRVEVFTGYRVQHDTARGPSKGGIRYHPGVSLGEVAALSMWMTWKCALADLPYGGAKGGVKVDPKQLSRGELQRLTRRYAAEIFPLIGPDKDVPAPDVGTDQQVMAWIMDTYSQQVGYAVHGVVTGKPLSIGGSLGREEATGRGVVYVTLEALRHLKLDVSQATVAIQGFGNVGSHTALIMQQAGARIVAVSDVSGGLYNPNGLDIPELVRRYREKQEPLHKSTLGESITNEELLQLDCTVLIPAALSEQITGANAAKLRCRILAEGANGPTTLEADRILTDKGVFIIPDILANSGGVIVSYFEWVQDVQRFFWKAKDIQDRLQDIITSAFHRTLHFSLERRTTMRMAALMSGIDKVAQAHLQRGLYP, from the coding sequence CTGATGACTGAACTCGACACCCACACGTTCCGTCTGGCCGTGGCCCAATTTAACGAGGCGGCCGAAGCGATGCACTTGGACATGAATCTGCGTGAGCGCCTCAAGCTGCCACAGCGTTCGCTGATCGTGAGCGTGCCGGTGCGGATGGATGACGGGCGTGTCGAAGTCTTTACCGGCTACCGCGTCCAACACGATACGGCCAGAGGCCCGTCCAAGGGAGGCATTCGCTATCATCCCGGCGTGAGTTTGGGTGAAGTGGCCGCCCTCTCCATGTGGATGACATGGAAATGCGCCCTCGCCGACCTGCCCTACGGCGGCGCCAAAGGCGGCGTGAAGGTCGACCCGAAGCAGTTGAGCCGGGGAGAACTGCAACGACTGACGCGGCGCTATGCAGCTGAAATTTTCCCGCTGATCGGCCCGGATAAAGATGTGCCCGCGCCGGATGTGGGAACGGATCAGCAGGTCATGGCCTGGATCATGGACACCTACAGCCAACAGGTCGGGTATGCGGTGCACGGCGTGGTCACCGGCAAACCGCTTTCCATCGGCGGAAGCCTGGGCCGTGAAGAGGCCACGGGGCGCGGCGTCGTCTATGTCACGCTCGAAGCGTTGCGTCACCTGAAACTGGATGTCAGCCAGGCCACCGTCGCCATTCAGGGGTTCGGCAACGTGGGCTCCCACACGGCCCTCATCATGCAGCAAGCCGGAGCACGGATTGTGGCCGTGAGCGACGTGAGCGGAGGACTGTACAACCCCAACGGACTGGATATTCCGGAACTCGTCCGCCGCTATCGCGAGAAGCAGGAGCCCCTCCATAAAAGTACTCTTGGTGAATCCATCACCAATGAAGAGCTCCTTCAACTCGACTGCACGGTCCTGATTCCCGCCGCCCTCTCGGAACAAATCACCGGGGCAAATGCGGCAAAATTGCGCTGCCGGATTCTCGCAGAAGGCGCCAACGGGCCGACCACGCTGGAGGCTGATCGTATCCTCACAGACAAGGGCGTGTTCATCATTCCCGATATTTTGGCGAATTCCGGCGGGGTGATCGTCTCCTATTTTGAGTGGGTGCAGGATGTGCAGCGATTTTTCTGGAAAGCCAAGGACATTCAAGATCGGCTTCAGGACATCATCACCAGTGCCTTCCACAGAACCCTGCACTTTTCTCTCGAACGGCGAACGACGATGAGGATGGCCGCTCTCATGTCGGGCATCGACAAGGTGGCCCAGGCCCATCTCCAACGGGGACTGTACCCCTAG
- the lipB gene encoding lipoyl(octanoyl) transferase LipB has product MTRHPLTPAESVGQRPPSKAGDSPQPTKPATVMSCHLLPYEQAWHLQQTYHAARVADRCHDLLLLVEHSPVYTIGRTTQDHHWPGDARLTQHTGIPIVRTERGGSITYHGPGQAVGYPILRLTDHCAGPKAYVRRLEEVLIATLNEWGLTGRRRNGLPGVWVGTDEPLKIASIGVRISRGVTMHGFALNVSVDLAPFSSIVPCGIAGCRVTSMAVLLGFAPELPAVQQHIAAHFAKQFDLTWVEATGPVTAHDLVESAEPLGPAPVDAPLISEGAP; this is encoded by the coding sequence ATGACGCGCCACCCCCTCACCCCGGCGGAGTCCGTCGGCCAGCGCCCACCATCGAAGGCTGGCGACTCACCTCAACCCACAAAGCCCGCGACCGTGATGTCCTGCCATCTTCTCCCCTATGAACAGGCCTGGCACCTGCAGCAGACCTACCATGCCGCGCGAGTGGCGGACCGCTGCCACGACTTGCTCCTGCTCGTTGAGCACTCACCAGTCTATACAATAGGCCGCACGACTCAGGACCATCATTGGCCGGGGGATGCTCGGCTGACGCAACACACGGGCATTCCGATCGTGCGAACGGAGCGCGGCGGATCGATCACCTATCATGGACCGGGGCAGGCGGTTGGTTACCCCATCCTCCGGTTAACCGATCACTGCGCAGGCCCAAAGGCCTATGTGCGCCGGCTGGAAGAAGTGCTGATCGCCACCTTGAATGAATGGGGCCTCACCGGCCGGCGGCGCAATGGGTTACCCGGCGTCTGGGTCGGGACTGATGAACCGCTCAAGATTGCCTCGATCGGCGTGCGAATTTCCCGCGGCGTGACCATGCACGGCTTTGCGCTCAATGTCAGTGTGGATCTCGCGCCGTTCTCCTCCATCGTTCCTTGCGGGATCGCCGGTTGCCGCGTCACCTCGATGGCCGTCCTCCTGGGCTTCGCGCCCGAACTGCCTGCTGTCCAGCAACATATTGCCGCTCACTTTGCCAAGCAATTTGATCTGACCTGGGTCGAGGCCACAGGGCCGGTGACTGCCCACGACCTCGTTGAATCGGCCGAGCCGCTCGGTCCCGCGCCCGTTGATGCACCACTCATTTCCGAAGGAGCGCCCTGA
- a CDS encoding trypsin-like peptidase domain-containing protein, whose protein sequence is MTHADQRDAGVRRSWNGWQTCGLLALCLILFTTDADSADRQDPSLALTELTVPAVVTKVRPSVVTVLTRGIPPGGSQHGAPSGSGSGIILDANGYILTNNHLVQGVTSVVVGLSTGRLTPGRVVARDFLLDLALVRITAPDLVPAEFTHRTSFDIGETVIAIGNPLALKGGSTVTVGVISALDRSVLTPEGETLYDLLQTDAAINPGNSGGPLVDRFGQVVGINVAIAPSAQAISYAIAIEAITPHIESMIARGSVSRPDLGLIPITITPSIAASFDLESDRGILALQVDPAKPAGQAGLQSGDVVTAIDNRPLYNMGDFWHAVAQGNEHITFQVAAQGKSGTATITVSRPGLPRP, encoded by the coding sequence GTGACACATGCCGATCAGCGCGATGCGGGAGTCCGGCGAAGCTGGAATGGATGGCAGACGTGTGGCCTCCTGGCTCTGTGCTTGATTCTCTTCACCACGGACGCCGACAGCGCGGATCGGCAAGACCCCTCTCTGGCACTCACCGAACTCACCGTGCCCGCCGTCGTCACCAAGGTGCGGCCATCGGTCGTGACGGTGCTGACCCGGGGTATTCCTCCGGGCGGCTCGCAGCATGGCGCGCCCTCCGGATCCGGCTCAGGTATCATTCTCGACGCCAACGGCTACATCCTCACCAACAATCACTTGGTGCAAGGAGTGACCAGCGTGGTCGTGGGACTCTCGACCGGCAGGCTCACGCCCGGGCGTGTCGTCGCCCGCGACTTTCTCCTGGATCTCGCCCTGGTCAGAATCACCGCGCCGGATCTCGTACCGGCTGAGTTCACTCATCGGACCAGCTTCGACATTGGAGAAACTGTCATTGCGATCGGCAACCCGCTGGCCCTCAAAGGCGGTTCTACTGTGACCGTGGGCGTGATCAGCGCTCTCGACCGTTCGGTTCTCACGCCGGAAGGCGAAACGCTGTACGATTTGCTCCAGACCGACGCGGCGATCAACCCCGGTAATAGCGGGGGCCCGCTGGTCGATCGATTCGGCCAGGTCGTCGGGATCAATGTCGCCATCGCGCCCTCAGCGCAAGCCATCAGTTATGCTATCGCTATCGAGGCCATCACGCCCCATATTGAATCGATGATTGCCCGCGGGTCAGTGTCGCGGCCTGATCTCGGCTTGATTCCCATCACCATTACACCCAGTATCGCCGCAAGTTTCGATCTGGAAAGTGATCGAGGCATTCTCGCGTTGCAAGTCGATCCTGCCAAACCGGCGGGACAAGCCGGACTGCAGTCCGGGGACGTCGTGACGGCCATCGATAACCGTCCGCTCTACAACATGGGCGATTTCTGGCATGCCGTAGCACAGGGAAATGAGCACATCACCTTTCAGGTCGCCGCGCAAGGCAAGTCCGGAACCGCCACGATCACGGTGTCACGACCCGGCCTGCCACGCCCCTAA
- a CDS encoding sigma-70 family RNA polymerase sigma factor yields the protein MKDASVIQDDTEPSVAVAVDPDADDPEASTLLDSIAQDGQPDTDPEAQSPERPSRSAASPFLLESLYFRSFGERALLERDEEIALAKQLDLGTRQIRQALQQAVKLCGRLKRTELVTEHLQTLQTVRRLSGLSATALNQADEALVHLQLDTTAGGKVPAVVRKELESCLAQLRASRVTLETAKDELVRCNLRLVVNVAKHYTGRGLTLLDLVQEGNIGLMKAAERYQHRKGFKFSTYATWWIRQGITRALADQARTIRIPVHQTEASNRILRASRRLIQQLGRQPRLEEVALSMRMRPDRLQETIQAFQEPVALEHQVGDGGTELGELLPDQQAIPPDAHVNRTEMTREMDRILGTLTPREQTVIRLRFGIGQDQARTLEQVGQHLSVTRERIRQIEAKALKKLKSPMVKEMFAALK from the coding sequence ATGAAAGACGCATCGGTCATTCAAGACGATACAGAACCGTCGGTGGCAGTGGCGGTTGACCCGGATGCGGATGATCCGGAGGCGAGCACACTGCTGGATAGCATCGCCCAGGACGGGCAGCCTGATACGGACCCCGAAGCTCAGAGCCCTGAGCGGCCCTCGCGCTCGGCGGCTTCACCGTTTCTCCTGGAATCGCTGTACTTCCGCTCGTTCGGCGAGCGGGCGCTTCTGGAGCGGGATGAAGAGATTGCCTTGGCCAAACAGCTTGACCTGGGCACGCGGCAAATTCGTCAGGCGCTCCAGCAGGCTGTGAAACTTTGCGGACGCCTGAAACGAACCGAGCTGGTTACCGAACACCTGCAGACCTTGCAGACGGTGCGCCGCTTGAGCGGCCTGTCGGCCACCGCGCTCAATCAGGCTGATGAAGCACTGGTGCATCTGCAGCTCGACACCACGGCGGGCGGCAAAGTCCCAGCGGTGGTGCGCAAGGAGCTGGAGAGCTGCCTCGCGCAATTGCGCGCCTCGCGTGTCACGTTGGAGACGGCAAAGGATGAGTTGGTGCGCTGCAACCTCCGCCTGGTCGTGAATGTCGCCAAACATTACACCGGCCGCGGCCTGACGTTGCTCGATCTCGTTCAGGAAGGCAACATCGGGTTGATGAAAGCCGCCGAACGGTACCAGCATCGAAAAGGATTTAAGTTCAGCACCTATGCGACCTGGTGGATCCGCCAGGGCATCACTCGCGCCCTGGCCGACCAGGCGCGGACTATCCGGATTCCTGTGCACCAGACTGAAGCGTCGAACCGGATCTTGCGGGCATCACGGCGATTGATCCAGCAGTTGGGGCGCCAACCGCGGCTGGAAGAAGTGGCGCTGTCCATGCGGATGCGCCCGGATCGGCTGCAGGAAACCATCCAAGCCTTTCAGGAACCGGTGGCGCTCGAACATCAGGTCGGTGATGGCGGCACGGAACTCGGCGAGCTCCTGCCGGATCAGCAGGCGATTCCGCCTGACGCCCATGTGAATCGCACGGAAATGACCCGCGAAATGGATCGTATCCTGGGTACGCTGACACCGAGGGAACAGACCGTGATCAGGCTCCGGTTCGGGATCGGCCAGGACCAGGCGCGAACGCTGGAGCAGGTGGGGCAGCATCTGTCGGTCACCCGTGAACGGATCCGGCAGATCGAGGCCAAGGCGCTCAAGAAACTCAAGAGCCCGATGGTCAAGGAAATGTTCGCGGCGCTGAAGTAA